The following DNA comes from Camelina sativa cultivar DH55 chromosome 14, Cs, whole genome shotgun sequence.
TTCTCGAATCGCCAATCGAGCCACTGGTTGCACACCGACCAAATCGCGCATGTCAGGAAGGTgctccatcttacacgcttcaggagattcccgaaccgacgttctatcttgtcgttttaagttttagggattcacacattttttactataaatacattttgttaagtctttgtcCCGGGACATCTTATCTATTATTCTcgtattgtttcttttccttaagaTTTACCTGGCCACAAAAAACGTTCTAAGACTTGTAATCCGACAcctttgagtttattcagtattttcatttgatttcttctacaaagttgttcttctctttttaatctatctaagaatgcttgtttcaatgttttctgggtttgcatccttgatgatgatttccggatctgagtagtgtggtagttcttgaggatgggatagattaggtggaggatcttaggatgtagagtgtttaagctttgatttgtatgatcccTTCTGgtctagagttagaaatactagtttctctctgatcaattggaactaggtcttagacatttccgcacccaaaaggtgttcgatgaaatgtctgaccaactagtgccaaagacttacgttcctagtctaagagattagttgtctaggatgtttgttgacgtgaatgaacttgtttgtcatgccacacttgatcatgtttctctagcgagagctaggtttggaagtggttgagtctgagtagcttctgtcaagagattgaattagctaagtcgtgatgttcattgtttagggatagtttgcttgtggcatgttaaaNNNNNNNNNNNNNNNNNNNNNNNNNNNNNNNNNNNNNNNNNNNNNNNNNNNNNNNNNNNNNNNNNNNNNNNNNNNNNNNNNNNNNNNNNNNNNNNNNNNNNNNNNNNNNNNNNNNNNNNNNNNNNNNNNNNNNNNNNNNNNNNNNNNNNNNNNNNNNNNNNNNNNNNNNNNNNNNNNNNNNNNNNNNNNNNNNNNNNNNNNNNNNNNNNNNNNNNNNNNNTTTtaatctatctaagaatgcttgtttcaatgttttttgggtttgcatccttgatgatgatttccggatctgagtagtgtggtagttcttgaggatgggatagattaggtggaggatcttaggatgtagagtgtttaagctttgatttgtatgatcccttctggactagagttagaaatactagtttctctctgatcaattggaactaggtcttagacatttccgcacccaaaaggtgttcgatgaaatgtctgaccaactagtgccaaagacttacgttcctagtctaagagattagttgtctaggatgttttttgacgtgaatgaacttgtttgtcatgccacacttgatcatgtttctctagcgagagctagatttgtaagtggttgagtttgagtagcttctgtcaagagattggattagctaagaagtgatgttcattgtttaaggatggtttgcttgtggcatgttaaacactctatagactaggatactccaccgacatcaattactcccatccttaggacttctttctttctgatttttgattacattcctgagactgttttgattcttgttgtttagttcatgctttgactcgtttttgttttcattcattttcgcttcttgtcatacattctcgtttctagtactagaacacatttccgttttgcagtatgatcattctaggattgttagataaaaacactctctttgaattggcttgacttgtgaaatcttgattgcatcctgagtgactagcatcatcccaattggattgacaccttaagtactacaactacataaggttaattgaacttGCTAGGATAGACATACAAAAAGCCTAGTATCAGCTACGATATTCTTGCGAGAACACAGATCATTATCAATGCCTATGAGATTGCTCGTGATCCAAAACTCTAGGAGTACCCAGATGAGTTTAACCATGACAGGTTTCTCGAAAGTTCCATAGATTAGAAAGGACTAAATTTTGATCTTATACTGTTTGGATCTGGTAGGAGAATATGTCCAGGGATGACAATGGGAATCATGCTTGTTGAGTTGGCATTGTGTAATTTGCTTTACTTCTTCGATTGGGGATTGTCGGAGAAGGATGAAGGCAACAAGATCATCACTGGAAATGAAGATGTTGTTACCTTCATTCAAATTCTTCATCAGtgaatatatatgtacactAGAGATtcaaagataataaaataatcgtCATTTCGTTCTTCACCACTGAATATATATGGTTTGGTTATATACAACTTAGCTTGATTCTTACACAATAAATGAAAGTTCTTTTTGTATGTATGTGATttagttgcaaaaaaaaagtgattttcgAGTTGGAGTCGGCTTATTGAGTCATAGTGGACTATGAGAGATCAAACCCAAACCTTCGCTCGGGACCGAAATCGCAACTCCCGACTTGGAATGGGCAGGCTAGTAGAAAGCCAAACCCGAACCCGGCTCAATGAGAACGACCCAATGTTCCGTCACATTTATTGTCTCCACTCGGATCACAAGCAAACGTTACTAAGCTCAACGTACGAACATAGTAGCTtaacttatttatataaaaaataaaagtttgtttcTTCTGATGTGGGACTTTGTCACATTAGTATATTACACTTGATTTCAACAAATGTAAAtctttgaaacaattttttttttttttttttttttttgttgaacaaaaaTCTTTGAAACAATCAAGAAATTATCTTAAAACATGGAATTGCTTACTGCTTTGCTGCATAAACTccagaaaatatatttgaaactgTATTCAAAGcttcatatatatactacatttacaacagcaacaaaaaaaaataaacattatatagagagagaagataaTGAATATGGTCTCTTCACTCtctgatgttgatgatgttctTTTCTGAGCCATTATTGTTCTTCTTAGTGGATCCTTCACCTATTTAGAGACACACACaatgtattaaaataaacaaagataagagatgaaAGAAACCAGATTTTATAGTGTGTGTAGGAGAgatttttttaacttagtttACCAGAATCTAGATTGTTCGAAGCTTCTTGCAGATATGTTATTTTATTCGGTGTTGATCCATTTAACGGTGTTGTTGTGGTCGTTGTTTCTTCTGGACTTTTAGTTGCATTCTCTTTTGTTGCTCTTCTAAATCTTTAGCAATCTTTTCAAAGATCGAATCATCACAATCAATATCATATAGTAGACCAGTTGTTGTAGGAGGATCTGATTGCGGTGTTGCAGCAAACGATGTAAAAGGATCTGAGTGTGTTGTTGCGGCAAACGGTGACGGATCGTTGATGAGAGAAGAAATTGAATCATCTGTATAAATTTAAGCATTCATCATTAGTTAGACAACATAATAATGTCtaatgatcttcttatcatgatgGTGATCATCATTAAGTTCTAACAAGTTGTTACTACGAAAGATATTTAATGACGTACCAGTTGTAGCAAACGGATCGAGAGAAGAGAATGAATCATCTccaatatcaaaatcattaaacTCAAAACAATCATCATTAATCTGATCATcttgatcatgatcatgatgatcATTAGGTTTATGCAACTTTGTTACtacaaaatacataatttgaaaaccaataaTATCTTCTTCATAAGATACAAAACAGTCTTAAAACGATAAACAAAAGGATTGATCTCTAATCAGGTACCTGGTGGTTCAGTAGCAGTAGCACTAGTAGTAGTAGGATCAGTTAACTTTTTCATCAGATATTTTTGCTGAGAAAGtaaatcatttaatttaacTATATGACGACCCAATTCACATCGTTTGTGGTATACTTTGAAAAAATTTGGACTCTCTATTTCAAGATGTTtcgaaactgaaaaaaaaaaaaaaaaaacttttgagttaTTTTGTTTCCGATTTTGAAATCCAATTGTGTTCTTTTTGATATAACTTACTTGCTATAGTGATATTTTGACGAATCTGGTGATGAACATAGAGATAAGTCATGGTTTGTTCCAAACTCATGTACTTTTGAATACACCGTTCGATTTTTTCGTGCACCTGAAATAGAGAATTTAAGAGAGATCAGTgtcaaataatatttaagaatttgaggagaaaccaaaaaatcGAATCATTCATACATAATCTATGATGCTTGGAATGTTATTGTTTCCACTCATAACTTGAAAAATTCTAGACGAAGAGGGTTTGTGTTTCTCATAAACcgaattttttttcattgatataCAGTATATAAATCATGCgccaaaaatataacaaatataactaACTTTGTTGactttttaataaatcaaaagaatttGATTGGTCGTTTTAAagattctaaaaaaatgtaaatctaACTCTCTGAAACGACTCCAAATTTGATTGGTCGTTCTAGATTATATTCGGTTGCTTGTGTTTATCACTTtgatgatttaattattaaataaccaatataatatatttttgttttatatattttaaaagttaactACGTACGTCAAAACaatattgagaacaaaaaaaatagtattagtTTCGATTtaataatcaatcatatatgtTGGCATTCATGtctatgtatgtatatattttgctcATGGCTCATATAACTTTTAGAAAGTAtaagagaaataaacaaatacttAATTATTTCTTTTGAGTCTAATTATTCAACACTGATAGGAAGAAAACTGTGATTACGCATTTAACAGTGATAGGTACCTAAGACATattcaaaagactcaaaactaTCAAATTCCTCTATATCCCAAACATTTCTTTGCACCCATAGAAATGAAGAACAAACTCATCTGCAATGTCGGAACAATATACATAGACCCTCTGACCTCCTCCCTAACAAAATGCATTCACCAATGTCATAACTAAATTAACCTTTAGTTTCAGTTCATCTAATCTTGCACTTTGAGATTCCAGCACATGGACATGTCTTCACAGCTGAGATGATGATATTGATACCTAAAAAGGCTGAAACATATCCATAGGAATGAAACTAGACAAAGACAACCTCAAATTTAGCACAAGGATTGTTTTCAATGTGAGTACTTAGACTCGAATTTCCCTCGAATTTGAAGTTGTACAAAGCTTGTCGTTGCGTTAGGCCAAGTGGATAAATCTTGTGTACTCTAAGCTCACTGTCTCCTCTTAAGCTTACAGGCCTTTCCTTCTTCCAAACCGGCTCATATTTAAGAGACTTGAATTTGGTGCCAACCGCGGATTCTAGAGCTTCCTGAGTCAGATTTTTACCCCTGGATTGGACAAAAAAAGGTTCCCCGAAAATATTCCCGTTAATCCTACCCTGTGTTCTGCTTAAGTGGTGAAATAGGTAAGCTTTTCTAACCTTAAAAAGATGGATTCCATTTCAAACCGGCCTCTTTCTCTAACAAAAACATGATAAACTGTGTCTGATCCTCCCCTGCTGCATTTGCATGGCCGTTTCTTGAAATTCGGgctcttctcttcttgttctcgGGTCCTCGTGGCCAGGAAAATGCAGAGACGGCAAGAAGAGTGCACAGCAGCCATATCAACAAGTGCCTTGAAAGAATCTGAAGGACCCTCGTACTTCCATCTAAATTAAAACAGAAGCACGAAGAAGCTTTCAAAAAGAagttattacatatatttacaatcatttatagaaaaaaactgAACCTTAGTGTCTGATTATAAGCAGCAGGATTAGCTGCGAGATACTTCATTCTCTTTGCAACTGGCTCCACATCTTCCATACTCTTAATGTGAAGGAATGAGTCTGAAGCAGGTGCAAATTCTTCTATATTTGGAGGACCAACTACCACCGGGACGGATCCTGAGACGAAATATTGAAAAACTTGGTTATGGAAGAGGAAATATTGAAAAACTTGTTTATGGAAACAAATACTTGTTTGTCTAATGACATAACCAACAAAGAACTTGTAAATTATGCTAACAGAGACAGACTAAAACATACCAGCAACTAGGGATTGGAAGAATTTCTCAGTGACATAATCCTCCTCGTTAGTGTTCTCAAAAGCCAAACTGAATTTGTATCGCTTAAGAGCTTCAACCTTGTCAACTATATGAAActtaaaaacaatcaaactgaCAGCTCATTTTTAATCCAAATCTCTAACTTGAACAATTTACTTCAATGTCTACGTTACCTTTTCCATCGCGGTTCCGATGACAACCACCATAAGAATCAATCTTGATGTTAGTCTTCATCAGGCCTTCAAGTGCTTGTAGACGAAAATTCCGAGCACCACAATTGGAAATAAAAGCAGCTGCGATGGCTTTCTGAGTCTTTGGTTGTACTGGAGCCATAATATCATACTCCGCCCATGAAAAATACCCAACAGGAACATCTGATGATAGACTAGTGGTCATCACAATATCATAACCTCTCCTGATGAAAAGCAAAACAGCCACAGTTATATACACATCCTCCTACCAAAGCAAAAATTGTAATAATGAAACACGTTAAAGCACTGTTGAGATTGTGCTTACCCACCGTCGTGCCTGAGCGAGATCATTTTCTGGATAGTACTGTGCTGATTCCATAGAACGGATTATACTAAGAGTTCCAGGTTGCTGACCTAATCCAAACGCAGCATCCGGTGTCTTACCTGAACTATCTCCAAATGTACAATCCACAGAACACGATTGAAAGTCCTATCAATTGCGACAGAAACGAATTCAATAACCCAATTCAGAACAAGTATAAATCAAAAACTTAAACTTTCAGTCGTGTAAGAgagtaaaacatataaaacatgtaACTGAATCTATTCATAAGATATAGAAACTTATCATGATCCATCTTACAGAGCAGTACCTTTGCTCCACCAGAGACAAAAATCGGATCTTTAGTGAAATCTCGAGAATAAGAAACTGAATCTTCTCTCGTCAACCACTCCTCGCAGTGGTCCGTGAACAATCCGATCTTCTTCCGATCGGATCTAGCCGGAGGAGACTGCGAGAGTGATGAAGGAGACTGGGTGAAGAAGTCGGTCAACGTATCGACCAAAGCGACTTTATCGAGCCGACCCAGGAACCCGATCTCAGCTATAACTACCAGAGCAACGCAGATTGGTAGCAAATTAGACAACTTTCGCTTGATTGATgtagatggtgaagaagaagaagatgatgatgatgaaggagagCCATTGGCATTGGCTCCTCCTGATTCAGCTCCAATTCTGGGTCCTCGAAGATTCGAGAAAACACCCATTAAACGAAACGAGAGAAAGAATCAAAAGGGGGGAGGAGAAGATGAGAAAAGTTTTTGCCTTTTGGGAGAGGATTTAATGAATGTGTATGAAGGTTCTGTCGTTAAATTGATTGATTTGGTATGTTGTGTTTTGGGTttaatgttgtttgttttgattttatttcattgtaTCATACgacttttgatttaatttttgttagaagATGAGAAATGTGATGTGAATAATCTTTTTGATTATTCAGAGCTTAGCTTCAAAGTCAATGCACTAGTTCTATGGGTCATCGACAGAGCCTTAATTTGCCACGTATAGTTTTGAAGTTTTGATTGGCCTAGCTAGTAGCTAAAGTGGTTTATGTAATCCTTCATGTTACTTCCGCCCCTTAGTGAGGGTTTAAAATGTGGAAGACCTAGAAGCTgctttatggaaatcaaagtaTAGATTTCAACTAAACAAGTATCAGACCACCTTACTCCAAGGGATTACATGGTAGGAGGAAAAAAGATGACTCTCCACAAGTTTCACAATGTGCAATTTTCACTGATGATTCTAATATGCGTGTCATAACGAGGCAATGAAGCTAAGTCTTATTCTCAACTTTCGAGAGTACTGCATGCATTACTCTTCATCTTCCGATTAGTCTTGCACCAcgaatttatatgaaaatactTTTTTGGTGAATCAAACACCAAAATTGATGGTGTAAAAGCTTTTAAACCACTCAATCAATTATGTTCCACCATCAATTTTGGCATTAGAAACCAACCTATTCGAACCTGAGTAATAAAATTATGGTGcttttgaggtaaaaaaaaaaaaaaaaaaaaaacttttaaaccaCTCTAAGCCCAAGTATTTTCACATACTGATgaaaaatgatattattttttaaagaacttttttaatattttggtgaaaattttaTATGGCATTTAGTTAATTTTCATAAGATTATATGCCTTTTTcagaaaaaagtttttacacTCTTACTATGGTAAAAACTCATTTGAATCTGGAAATTGTTATTTAATAAGTAAAGGTTCTTAAGAATTTTCTCTccctttttacaaaaaaatgtttgtagtTCTTTTCTGAATCCtagaagagaaacaaattaccagccaactttttttgtaaacattctaaaactctaattttttttcatttaagcCAATGTAAATTTAACATAATTCattgagataataaaaataatgttttctaaaaacattTCTACGTAAATATATGgtcataataatattataaattaataattatataaatttgataaattgtgaaatatttgattttactgattcttgtattttatatttaaaattcttattttcttctctaaTTATTCTATTATATTACACATTTTCTagtgtcatgttttttttttctgtcggcACAActtaaaataatcataaataattGTAGACACTATTACTAGTTTTACAAGCATTATGGGTTCCAAAATCTACTATACATCATCTTTAATTAACTTCATTAGgtatgaatgatgatgaagatcaCTAGTCCGTATCTTgagttcatatatattattattttcacaagtgaatacattaaaataatttcaaatatacttacaaacacaaattaattttgtattgtcatattcattttattattgtcTCTTTATAAATGTTGTTTTCGAAACTAAAATTGtaagatatgatttttttttgacagcatGTAAGATATGGTTTAGATTGtcttaacttgtttttttatttaacaattttttttcaaaaaaattacaacctatcgataaattagtaaaatatcgtattcaaataatttcaaatatacttacaaacacaaattaattttgtattgtcAGATTATTATTGTCTctttataaatattgttttcaaaattaaaattgtaagatatgatttttttacagCAAATAAGATATGGTTTAGATTGTCTTAACTcgttttttaaataacaaattttgttttttttttaatttcaaccTATcgatatattagtaaaatatcgTATTTTTTGTCAGCCAATGTACCTTTTCGAAGTTCCTAGCAGGGGACAACAGGCAGATGATTTTTCTGACATTATGATTCATTTCTTGTCACAAATATTCACTTGTACCATACCATATTTCAATAGATTGGCGTAATTTTTCTACCGTATGTACATTCCCATAATGATGGTATTTTCCCAAAATCTAATTTTGTTGTTCAACATCTTGGACAAGCCAATCCCTAGAAGGTATCATTAAAAGATCATCAATTCCTAATGGAATGGATGTAGTAGTAGCTTGGTGGAAACCCATAGTCTTTACTTGATGGGTCCTTACTTGATTTAGGATGTGTGATGTATATGCCATCCCAATAAAGTTTTAGTGTGTTTGTTCTACAAGAAAGAAAGCACAAGttatattagaaaaaacaattctCACAAATAgcacaaaaattagttttattttcaaatttggcACAACAtctataaaattctaaaaataacatcatgtttcaaaattaaattctaaacacTAAACTCTACTCCTAAAAACTATGCCCTAAATGAAAAATAGGCaacacaaacattaaaaaaaaaatccaaaaattaattaaaaatattgtaattgtgtcaGTTAATGTTATTTCGGAAGTTTTGTGAAATGtatgatataaaatttatttaaatgctactttagattaaaaatatgataGTTTTGAAGTGGTAAGATTTAGTATTTGGAATTTAagatttagaatttaatcattttatacatagaaaatggACAACAAAATAGGGTATTATTGCAAATAGTATagataaaaaggttttttttgcAAATGTTCCAATAAAGCTTAACATTATAATAGGAATGATCATATATAAAAGGGAAGGTGGAATGGTGGAGTCTATCATGGTTTGATGCTCATTCTATACGCTGGCCAGGCCAACGTGACACAAAAGTAGACTAATTCTTTTAAATAAGttatcaaattataaaagatgtatatagaagaaatcaaatcagaGACACCAAAGTCACCAATTACCAAATGAGGGAGAGGGCAAATTTTCCATATTTGGAAGTGAATTGTATTAAACTCGACGCAACCGTCGTCTTCTTTTGGGTTGCTTgcttagatatatataactatGTATGTGGACCCAAAAGAATCACTTGCCAGACTTCAGCCTTTTTTCAACAGCATTTCTGTGTATAATAATAATccctattttttttctgttcaagAACGTTCAACAGGAGTAACAATAGCATAAttctataaatttttgtttgacagGACGTAATTTTATAGAGAAAATATACTACTATTAATAGTTTATAAGGAACCTATCTAAACTTCAATTCGGTTAATTCAGGTAATAACCAACCCTAGACTTATGTAGCAACATCTCAAAAGATTCTTGTGGATCTCTCTACTAAACTAATTCTCTCCATTGTGTGAAGAAGGCAAGAACACCCATCAGCGACTAAAGTTCTCTCACACGTTACAGCTTCTTATTGGATAGACACGAACGTGGATGTCAGCTCAATTAagtgactattttttttaaaaacaaactttaataataattaaaacgagatatttattttgtttactaGCTGTAGTAGTACTGTAGTAGTACCACTACCAATATAAAAAGGAacacaaaatatctaaaaatatattaaagtattaaaaaaaacccttaaGAGGAAAAAGCTAAACTCACCCCCTTAAAATGGCAGTTCGTGTCGAGGTTACTACAAGCACACTTGTCGTCTCCCTCCCCCCTCAGCAAATCTCCGTTTTCAGCAATCGCCAATAAACATTAGGTGAAGCTTCCCTTttaatccctttttttttttttcatttaattggAATCTGTCTTtatcttatcatcatcatctttgtatAGTTACCTTTTTTTATTGGTCCGATTCATATTATCTGATCTGtttttgtgtgtatgtgtgtgttctAAATCGGGTAGTAGTAATGAAGAAGTAGTGGAACTAACTAGAGTtatgagtcttcttcttctccaacaatttttttatttttattttgagggTTATGATAAGATTTGTTGTGTTACTCAGGAATCTTGAATAGATCCGTCATGTTCTTGATCTACCTTTTGGGTTCTTTAAAGAAATGGTCAAAACTATGGATTTTGGTTcagtcttgtttttgttttggatttctttGAAACCAAGGATCCAGTTTTTACTCTCTGGATCGAATTTTTGTGATCTGTTTATTGCTCCTGGCTAAAAGTGTCTAAAGTCTACACATTTTATAtgaaagtttctctcttttttggtgTTTACTTGCTCTTATGATTGTGACGCAGAGAGGGTTGTTTTACTCTTATACCTGTTTTCAGTTTTATCTTAACTGTCTGgtcttactctctctcttttaggTAAAGCTAGAAAAGGTTGTTTTTTTGGACTGAAGAAGtgattctttgtgaaacagaaaaagaagCATGGGTACTCATATAGATTTCGACAACTTAGGAGTTGATTCTTCTGGTGGGAATGGGTGTAGTACTTACCAGTCAAAGCCATTGGCGAGGCAGTCTTCGTTATATTCCTTAACGTTTGATGAGCTTCAGAGCACCTTAGGTGAGCCAGGGAAAGATTTTGGGTCAATGAATATGGATGAGCTACTGAAGAACATATGGACTGCTGAAGAAGCTCAAGCCTTTATGACTACTACCCCATCTTCAGTTGCAGCCTCGGGACCTAGTGGTTTCGTTCCAGGGGGGAATGTTCTACAGAGACAAGGCTCGTTGACTTtgcctagaacgcttagtcaGAAGACTGTAGATGAGGTCTGGAAACACTTGAATTCGAAAGATGGTAGTAATGGGAATAGTAGGACTGATGTGCCGCCTGAGAGGCAACAGACTTTAGGGGAAATGACTCTAGAGGATTTCTTGCTCCGTGCTGGCGTTGTGAAAGAAGATACTAACTCTACTCAACAGAACGATAACAGTAGTGGGTTTTATGCTAACAATGGTGCTGCTGGTTTGGGGTTTGGATTTGGTCAGCCGAATCAAAACAGCATACCTTTCAACGGCAACAATGATTCTATGATCTATAATCAAGCACCTGGTTCAGCCCTCAAAGTGGGTGGAAAAATGCAACAACAGCAGAAACcacatcagcagcagcagcacccATATCAGAGATTGCCTCCAACTATTTTTCCAAAACAAGCGAATGTAGCATTTGCGCCTGTAAACTTGGTCAACAGAGGTTTGTTTGACGCTGGTCTAGATGGTCCGGTTAACAGTAATATGGGAGGAGCAGGGGTTACTGTTGCAGCTACTTCTCCCGGGACAAGCAGTGCAGAAAATAATACTTGGTCATCACCAGTTCCTTATGTGTTTggtcgaggaagaagaagcaatacAGGCCTGGAGAAGGTTGTTGAGAGAAGGCAAAAGAGA
Coding sequences within:
- the LOC104742506 gene encoding ABSCISIC ACID-INSENSITIVE 5-like protein 4; translated protein: MGTHIDFDNLGVDSSGGNGCSTYQSKPLARQSSLYSLTFDELQSTLGEPGKDFGSMNMDELLKNIWTAEEAQAFMTTTPSSVAASGPSGFVPGGNVLQRQGSLTLPRTLSQKTVDEVWKHLNSKDGSNGNSRTDVPPERQQTLGEMTLEDFLLRAGVVKEDTNSTQQNDNSSGFYANNGAAGLGFGFGQPNQNSIPFNGNNDSMIYNQAPGSALKVGGKMQQQQKPHQQQQHPYQRLPPTIFPKQANVAFAPVNLVNRGLFDAGLDGPVNSNMGGAGVTVAATSPGTSSAENNTWSSPVPYVFGRGRRSNTGLEKVVERRQKRMIKNRESAARSRARKQAYTLELEAEIESLKQLNQDLQKKQAEIMKTQNSEVKELSKLLPCLAKTQCLRRTLTGPW
- the LOC104742503 gene encoding uncharacterized protein LOC104742503; translated protein: SGARKNRTVYSKVHEFGTNHDLSLCSSPDSSKYHYSNATATEPPVTKLHKPNDHHDHDQDDQINDDCFEFNDFDIGDDSFSSLDPFATTDDSISSLINDPSPFAATTHSDPFTSFAATPQSDPPTTTGLLYDIDCDDSIFEKIAKDLEEQQKRMQLKVQKKQRPQQHR
- the LOC104742504 gene encoding putative fucosyltransferase-like protein, whose protein sequence is MGVFSNLRGPRIGAESGGANANGSPSSSSSSSSSPSTSIKRKLSNLLPICVALVVIAEIGFLGRLDKVALVDTLTDFFTQSPSSLSQSPPARSDRKKIGLFTDHCEEWLTREDSVSYSRDFTKDPIFVSGGAKDFQSCSVDCTFGDSSGKTPDAAFGLGQQPGTLSIIRSMESAQYYPENDLAQARRRGYDIVMTTSLSSDVPVGYFSWAEYDIMAPVQPKTQKAIAAAFISNCGARNFRLQALEGLMKTNIKIDSYGGCHRNRDGKVDKVEALKRYKFSLAFENTNEEDYVTEKFFQSLVAGSVPVVVGPPNIEEFAPASDSFLHIKSMEDVEPVAKRMKYLAANPAAYNQTLRWKYEGPSDSFKALVDMAAVHSSCRLCIFLATRTREQEEKSPNFKKRPCKCSRGGSDTVYHVFVRERGRFEMESIFLRGKNLTQEALESAVGTKFKSLKYEPVWKKERPVSLRGDSELRVHKIYPLGLTQRQALYNFKFEGNSSLSTHIENNPCAKFEVVFV